The Fimbriimonas ginsengisoli Gsoil 348 genome window below encodes:
- a CDS encoding family 1 glycosylhydrolase, which produces MAGFECATGWNRDHHWIDQVEATEHDRRVDEDYAAAAALGLQTVREGVRWPVVDRGRRLDYSTLDVMVDAANRHGIEPIWDLFHYGYPHDEDPFSDRFAERFASYCQAVARRVKARMAGPHWFTPVNEPSYFAWAAGDANLFAPHCAGRSYELKVKLVRAAIQGIDAIRGEIPDARILNVDPICRVVPPRDRPDLADEANGFNEHVVFQAFDMLGGRLHPELGGSPAHLGTIGINYYWTNQWVHGRPEITLAESDERCWPLRDLIRWVWHRYGHDVVVSETSHSQSNKAWWTASVAEEAAACLREGIPLRGVCLYPVLGMPEWHDRTMWAHMGLWEVANDGTRTLHQPMADALRRAQRRVRSSKAYIG; this is translated from the coding sequence ATGGCCGGATTCGAATGTGCGACCGGCTGGAATCGCGACCATCACTGGATCGACCAGGTCGAGGCGACGGAGCATGACCGGAGAGTGGACGAAGATTACGCCGCCGCTGCCGCCCTGGGACTCCAGACGGTCCGGGAGGGGGTTCGCTGGCCGGTGGTTGATCGGGGCCGCCGCCTCGATTACTCGACTCTGGATGTCATGGTCGACGCCGCAAACCGGCATGGAATCGAGCCGATCTGGGATCTCTTCCATTACGGCTATCCGCACGACGAGGACCCGTTTTCCGACCGCTTCGCTGAGCGCTTCGCAAGCTACTGTCAGGCCGTGGCGCGGCGGGTGAAAGCCCGGATGGCGGGACCTCACTGGTTTACGCCGGTCAACGAGCCCTCGTACTTTGCCTGGGCGGCCGGCGACGCCAACCTTTTCGCGCCTCACTGCGCGGGGCGGTCGTATGAGCTGAAAGTTAAGCTGGTCCGGGCTGCCATCCAAGGGATCGACGCGATTCGTGGTGAGATCCCGGATGCGCGGATACTCAACGTTGACCCGATCTGCCGCGTCGTACCTCCCCGAGATCGTCCCGACTTGGCCGATGAGGCGAACGGATTTAACGAACACGTGGTCTTTCAAGCGTTCGACATGCTCGGGGGCCGTCTGCATCCGGAGCTGGGGGGCTCTCCCGCCCACCTGGGGACCATTGGTATCAACTACTACTGGACGAATCAGTGGGTCCATGGCCGTCCCGAGATCACGCTCGCCGAGAGCGACGAGCGGTGTTGGCCGCTCCGCGACCTGATTCGGTGGGTTTGGCATCGATACGGGCACGACGTGGTCGTCTCTGAAACCTCGCATTCGCAGTCGAACAAGGCTTGGTGGACGGCCAGTGTCGCCGAAGAGGCGGCCGCCTGTTTGCGGGAAGGGATTCCGTTGCGCGGGGTTTGCCTTTATCCCGTCCTCGGCATGCCCGAGTGGCACGACCGCACCATGTGGGCCCACATGGGGTTATGGGAGGTTGCGAACGACGGCACTCGAACCCTTCACCAACCCATGGCGGATGCCCTCCGGCGCGCCCAGCGCCGGGTTCGGTCGAGCAAGGCATATATTGGATAG
- a CDS encoding GNAT family N-acetyltransferase has product MPRVPTFVTDRLVLRPPSPGDLADIVALGGDPEVMHFVGKGRTQLPVQATYWLEIMLLEARHGSPNPAAPAGMPGASVIIERETQEFVGLTVLRLLPPDQVAAIGAEDCPTPCLEVGYILARAFWGRGIAFEAATPLVRYAFEKLELPTLVAIADVKNTASNKILAKLGFQHKKVYVSNNIEMNYWTMERN; this is encoded by the coding sequence ATGCCTCGCGTTCCGACCTTCGTGACCGACCGCCTCGTCCTGCGGCCCCCTTCACCCGGAGACCTTGCCGATATCGTGGCATTGGGGGGCGATCCCGAGGTGATGCACTTTGTTGGAAAGGGGCGGACGCAATTGCCAGTTCAGGCCACCTACTGGTTGGAGATAATGCTGTTGGAGGCTCGGCACGGCTCACCGAATCCCGCGGCGCCGGCGGGGATGCCGGGGGCTTCGGTGATCATCGAGCGGGAGACGCAGGAGTTCGTCGGGTTGACCGTATTGCGACTACTGCCACCGGACCAGGTTGCGGCGATCGGCGCGGAGGACTGCCCTACTCCATGTCTCGAGGTCGGCTACATTCTGGCTCGCGCATTCTGGGGCCGGGGGATCGCTTTCGAGGCGGCGACGCCACTCGTCAGGTACGCGTTCGAGAAGCTTGAGCTACCCACCTTGGTCGCCATTGCCGACGTGAAGAACACGGCGTCAAACAAGATCCTCGCCAAGCTCGGTTTCCAGCATAAGAAGGTGTACGTCTCGAACAATATCGAGATGAACTACTGGACAATGGAACGGAATTAG
- a CDS encoding protoporphyrinogen/coproporphyrinogen oxidase → MEKKIVILGAGPTGLGAGYRLKELGYTNFHMYDRNPYIGGLATSFTDEAVFTWDIGGHVMFSHYEYYDKCFEAMMGDEYQENMRECWVRMFDRWVPYPFQNNIRFLPPEVCYECMAGLIEAQTKRDHKKAKNFGEFIDAVFGDGIGKHFMRPYNFKVWAHEPEMMNKEWIGERVAVLDINRALKNVILGNDDFGWGPNNMFKYPLRGGTGEFYKRMGEHLSDHITLNAEVEYIDSQHKQIYFADGSIVKYDILITTLPLDLLCSSVLNGAVPKNIKVAAGRLQHSSGYMVGIGLKQPCPSTKSWMYFPEDNCPFYRVTYLSNYSKYMTPDPDTHYSLLCETSASEFKPENGDTIVEDTIQGLINCGMLKEEDRQDIVSTWVYYADYSYPTPSVERDEILAEVIPWLEERDIYSRGRFGMWKYEVANTDHSLMQGVELVNRLLLDEPETTIGIKYESTEDGRKAAAHERSVKAGSGDPKKEAERLLLAASKQVGDKPDEPHTSEEELGVTQTTAKEHGKAKLL, encoded by the coding sequence ATGGAAAAGAAAATCGTAATCTTGGGCGCCGGTCCAACAGGCTTGGGAGCGGGCTACCGCCTGAAGGAGTTGGGTTACACCAACTTCCACATGTATGACCGCAACCCGTATATCGGCGGCCTTGCAACCTCCTTCACCGACGAAGCGGTGTTCACGTGGGACATCGGGGGCCACGTCATGTTCTCCCACTACGAGTACTACGACAAGTGCTTCGAAGCGATGATGGGGGACGAGTATCAGGAAAATATGCGGGAGTGTTGGGTCCGGATGTTCGACCGATGGGTCCCCTACCCGTTCCAAAACAACATCCGCTTCCTCCCGCCCGAGGTCTGCTACGAGTGCATGGCCGGCCTTATCGAGGCGCAGACGAAGCGGGACCATAAGAAGGCAAAGAACTTCGGCGAGTTCATCGACGCCGTTTTTGGCGATGGCATCGGCAAGCACTTCATGCGGCCGTACAACTTCAAAGTCTGGGCGCACGAGCCGGAGATGATGAACAAAGAGTGGATCGGCGAGAGGGTCGCCGTCCTCGATATCAACCGCGCGCTCAAGAACGTCATTCTCGGCAACGACGACTTCGGATGGGGACCGAACAACATGTTCAAGTACCCCCTTCGAGGCGGCACCGGCGAGTTCTACAAGCGGATGGGCGAGCACCTCAGCGATCATATAACGCTGAACGCCGAAGTCGAATATATCGACAGCCAGCACAAGCAGATCTACTTCGCCGACGGATCCATCGTCAAGTACGACATCCTCATCACGACGCTGCCCCTCGACCTTCTGTGTAGCAGCGTGTTGAACGGCGCCGTGCCGAAGAACATCAAGGTAGCCGCCGGCCGCCTCCAGCACAGCAGCGGCTACATGGTTGGCATCGGCCTCAAGCAGCCATGCCCCAGCACCAAGAGCTGGATGTACTTCCCGGAGGATAACTGCCCGTTCTACCGAGTCACGTACCTGAGCAACTACTCCAAGTACATGACCCCCGACCCGGACACTCACTACTCGCTGCTGTGCGAGACGAGCGCCAGCGAGTTCAAACCGGAGAACGGCGATACGATTGTGGAGGACACGATCCAGGGTCTCATCAACTGCGGCATGCTGAAAGAAGAGGACCGCCAGGACATCGTGTCCACTTGGGTCTATTACGCCGACTACAGCTACCCGACCCCGTCTGTGGAGCGCGACGAAATCTTGGCCGAGGTCATCCCTTGGCTGGAGGAGCGCGACATCTACTCCCGCGGCCGGTTCGGCATGTGGAAGTACGAAGTTGCTAACACCGACCACTCGCTTATGCAGGGAGTGGAGCTAGTCAACCGCCTGCTTCTCGACGAACCGGAAACGACGATCGGAATCAAGTACGAGTCGACCGAAGACGGACGCAAAGCCGCCGCCCACGAACGATCCGTAAAAGCCGGTTCCGGCGACCCGAAGAAGGAAGCCGAACGCCTCCTCCTCGCCGCCTCCAAGCAAGTGGGCGACAAGCCGGACGAACCCCATACCTCCGAAGAGGAGCTCGGGGTAACGCAGACAACGGCCAAAGAACACGGAAAAGCCAAGCTCCTGTAG
- a CDS encoding R3H domain-containing nucleic acid-binding protein: MSLHIDGLAQFLDVLPAVVRERLEKSGDLESIIEVVLDYGRPAEARYRDHVERWPEVIVSESDIEFVSKRLGEFGTDNRAGIERTLHRISAIRNRHSKIIGLTCRVGRALEGTIDVIDDIVRSGQSILLLGRPGVGKTTKLREIARVLADEANKRVVIVDTSNEIAGDGDVPHPGIGSARRMQVRIASEQHAVMIEAVENHMPEVIVIDEIGNEAEAQAARTIAERGVQLVGTAHGQTLENLMLNPSLADLIGGIQAVTLSDAEAQRRGTQKTVLERKSPPTFDVVVELLDYDRLAVHNNVQKTVDMILRGVPPRPEIRVRTGAGDVEVVQEERTAELTDPGFNQRFPSLARNGGKESVPNGSPGRNSPTVSPPPQRPAPAEEVTDEQTKLIRIFPYGIARTRLERAIREKRAPAYVTNDISQADAVMAIRSTYQAKPKKLRDLAGRPVNTVVVKSNTFSQIAAALDDILQGGGAVSDENGKAAEEAQMGIELVLQSGKPYELSPASGPVRKMQHQMAEARRLASESVGEDPHRRLRILPTRL, encoded by the coding sequence ATGTCTCTCCACATCGACGGCCTCGCGCAGTTCCTCGACGTTCTCCCGGCAGTAGTCCGCGAGCGGCTGGAGAAAAGCGGAGATTTAGAATCCATCATCGAAGTCGTCCTCGATTACGGACGCCCCGCCGAAGCCCGCTACCGCGACCACGTCGAACGTTGGCCGGAAGTGATCGTCTCCGAATCCGATATCGAGTTCGTTTCCAAACGGCTCGGCGAGTTCGGAACGGATAACCGGGCCGGCATCGAACGGACTCTCCATCGAATCTCCGCCATCCGCAACCGGCATAGCAAAATTATCGGCCTAACGTGCCGCGTCGGCCGCGCCCTCGAGGGCACGATCGACGTTATCGACGACATCGTCCGCTCCGGGCAGTCCATCCTGCTTCTCGGGCGTCCCGGTGTCGGTAAGACGACCAAGCTCCGTGAAATCGCCCGCGTGCTCGCCGACGAGGCGAACAAGCGGGTCGTAATCGTGGATACCTCCAACGAAATCGCCGGCGACGGCGACGTTCCCCATCCGGGGATCGGCTCGGCGCGCCGGATGCAGGTCCGCATCGCATCCGAGCAGCACGCGGTGATGATCGAGGCGGTGGAAAACCACATGCCGGAAGTGATCGTCATCGACGAGATCGGCAACGAGGCGGAGGCCCAGGCGGCTCGGACCATCGCCGAGCGGGGGGTGCAGCTCGTGGGTACCGCCCACGGCCAGACGCTGGAAAACCTGATGCTCAACCCGTCGCTCGCCGACCTGATCGGCGGCATCCAGGCGGTTACTCTGTCCGATGCGGAAGCCCAACGACGCGGCACCCAGAAAACGGTGCTCGAGCGGAAGTCTCCGCCCACTTTCGACGTCGTCGTCGAACTGCTCGACTACGACCGGCTGGCCGTTCATAACAACGTCCAGAAGACGGTGGACATGATCCTACGCGGAGTGCCTCCGCGGCCGGAGATCCGTGTACGGACCGGAGCCGGCGACGTGGAAGTGGTTCAGGAAGAGCGAACCGCGGAGCTGACGGACCCAGGGTTCAACCAGCGCTTCCCTTCCCTGGCCCGAAATGGTGGCAAGGAGAGCGTGCCGAACGGTTCGCCGGGCCGCAACTCTCCTACCGTGTCCCCGCCTCCCCAACGTCCAGCCCCCGCTGAGGAGGTGACGGATGAGCAGACGAAGCTCATTCGTATCTTTCCCTACGGGATCGCGCGGACCCGGCTGGAGAGGGCGATCCGGGAAAAGAGGGCGCCGGCGTACGTAACGAACGACATTTCGCAGGCGGATGCCGTGATGGCGATTCGGTCGACCTACCAAGCGAAGCCCAAGAAGCTTCGGGATCTGGCGGGCCGGCCGGTCAACACGGTGGTCGTCAAGTCGAATACGTTCAGCCAGATCGCGGCCGCGCTCGACGACATCCTTCAAGGCGGGGGGGCCGTCTCGGACGAGAATGGCAAGGCGGCGGAAGAGGCCCAAATGGGGATCGAGCTCGTGCTCCAGTCTGGTAAGCCTTACGAGCTGAGTCCGGCTTCGGGCCCGGTTCGGAAGATGCAGCACCAAATGGCAGAGGCGAGGCGACTGGCGAGCGAGTCGGTAGGGGAGGATCCGCACCGGCGGCTCCGAATCCTACCGACCAGGCTCTAG
- a CDS encoding histidine phosphatase family protein gives MLPLLLSVLILAPSTDLTFVRHGETVANATGRYNSRTLNEFSAKGAAGVEALTQRLLKEPRFDRILVSPSPRALKTIAPYLRASHQKATVWPLLYECCTGRRPKGAHATKFTWGGKISVPPDLAPLFLIERGEDRFPNSPDYNSGLAQSAASVREFRRRFSGGRVLVVGHSGHGGQFLYALVGKRLKVDNAKEMRFRL, from the coding sequence ATGCTCCCCCTCCTCTTATCCGTTCTCATCCTTGCTCCCTCGACCGACCTCACGTTTGTGCGGCACGGCGAGACGGTGGCGAACGCTACCGGGCGGTACAACTCTCGGACGCTTAACGAGTTCTCGGCGAAGGGGGCGGCGGGGGTGGAAGCGCTTACCCAGCGGCTGTTGAAAGAGCCTCGGTTCGACCGGATTTTGGTTTCACCTTCTCCTCGCGCGCTCAAGACGATTGCGCCGTACCTTCGAGCCTCGCACCAGAAGGCGACAGTCTGGCCGCTTCTTTACGAATGCTGCACTGGGCGGCGTCCGAAGGGAGCGCATGCGACGAAATTCACCTGGGGGGGGAAGATCAGCGTGCCACCGGACCTTGCACCGCTGTTTCTGATCGAGCGGGGTGAGGACCGCTTCCCTAACTCTCCCGACTACAACTCGGGCCTCGCCCAGTCGGCGGCCTCGGTGAGAGAGTTCCGCCGTCGATTTTCCGGCGGTCGCGTGCTCGTGGTGGGGCATTCAGGGCACGGTGGGCAATTCCTTTACGCGCTGGTCGGCAAGCGGCTAAAGGTCGATAACGCGAAGGAGATGCGGTTTCGCCTTTAA
- a CDS encoding glycoside hydrolase family 43 protein gives MTLTYQNPVFPEYFADPFVFRHEGVYYAVGTDAGLAEGGLFPILRSLNLVDWERAGYALSHGEQVSGNEFWAPEVAFHGGVFYLYYSVGPGNESGHVLRVATSDSPEGPYLDQGRVLPHTDQPFTIDAHPFLDDDGAWYLFYARDFLDTGAESKPGTALVVDRLVGMTETAGEERTVLRATQPWQRFMSDRPMYGGVYDWHTLEGPCVLKHGGRYYCLFSGGRWENESYGVDFAVADHPMGPWRADASESPRVLRTIHGKVLGPGHNSAVVGPDGETLFICYHAWDPAMTARRLFIDPLVWTEDGPRALGPTTTPQTIRIKEPG, from the coding sequence ATGACGTTGACGTATCAGAATCCCGTCTTTCCCGAATACTTCGCGGACCCGTTTGTATTTCGGCACGAAGGGGTGTATTACGCGGTAGGGACGGACGCCGGACTGGCCGAAGGTGGACTTTTCCCGATCCTTCGGTCCCTCAATCTCGTCGATTGGGAGCGCGCGGGTTACGCTCTTAGCCATGGCGAGCAGGTGTCGGGTAACGAGTTTTGGGCCCCTGAGGTCGCCTTTCATGGCGGGGTCTTCTACCTCTACTATTCGGTTGGACCCGGGAATGAATCCGGCCACGTCCTTCGCGTCGCCACGAGCGACTCCCCCGAAGGCCCGTACCTGGACCAAGGGAGAGTCCTCCCGCATACCGACCAGCCGTTCACCATCGACGCCCATCCGTTTCTCGACGACGACGGTGCCTGGTACCTGTTCTACGCCCGCGATTTTCTCGATACGGGCGCAGAGTCGAAGCCCGGAACCGCACTGGTGGTGGACCGCCTTGTCGGTATGACGGAAACCGCCGGGGAAGAGCGCACGGTTCTCCGCGCGACCCAACCGTGGCAGCGGTTCATGAGCGACCGTCCGATGTACGGCGGCGTCTATGACTGGCACACGCTAGAAGGACCTTGTGTCCTGAAGCATGGGGGCCGGTATTACTGCCTCTTTAGCGGGGGGCGGTGGGAGAACGAGAGCTACGGGGTCGATTTCGCGGTCGCCGATCATCCGATGGGACCGTGGCGCGCGGACGCTTCCGAATCGCCTCGAGTTCTTCGGACGATCCACGGAAAGGTGTTGGGACCGGGCCATAACTCGGCGGTCGTCGGTCCGGACGGCGAGACCCTCTTCATCTGCTACCACGCGTGGGACCCGGCGATGACGGCGCGGCGGTTATTCATTGATCCGCTCGTTTGGACCGAGGACGGGCCGCGGGCGCTTGGACCCACCACCACCCCGCAAACCATTCGCATTAAGGAACCTGGTTAA
- a CDS encoding family 1 glycosylhydrolase, which produces MQRVSLEAPQGGGTMDGGPTRAPKRSQLDDLLQPTAFLWATGIEDTFVFNPHAVTGRILDEYELTKHYERWREDLDLMGSLGVPAARYGIPWYKLSPDRGKWDWSFADAALERMLDLGIDPIVDLIHYGAPKWLEGAFLHPDFPQYMEEYAVAVAERYKGRIRWYTPLNEPRITAHYCGRIGWWPPNRFGWRGFSEVMMSCAKGIVLADRAIHAVDPENVVLHVDATETYDTGDPTMEPQVEFRRDLIYLATDLVTGRVEPGHRLFDWLRKNGIRESQLEWLSQHSIEPDVLGVNLYPMFSRREVFRGPNLTRFKARYGDRTLVKRICEGFWERYRRPVMISETASQGTIQRRSKWLAESLEGVRELRQAGVPVVGYTWWPMFSLVTWAYRQKMGPLSNYVVPMGLWDLRGDDLERVESCVVQEYRRAIAAGHRSVGELRREVPIGVS; this is translated from the coding sequence TTGCAGCGCGTCTCACTGGAGGCGCCACAGGGAGGGGGAACGATGGACGGAGGACCGACGCGGGCGCCTAAGCGCTCGCAACTCGACGATTTGCTCCAGCCGACCGCATTTCTGTGGGCAACCGGCATCGAGGACACCTTCGTGTTCAATCCCCATGCGGTTACGGGACGCATTCTCGACGAGTACGAGCTAACGAAACACTACGAGCGGTGGCGCGAAGATTTGGACCTCATGGGCTCGCTCGGAGTCCCCGCCGCGCGCTACGGTATTCCTTGGTACAAGCTCTCTCCCGATCGGGGAAAGTGGGATTGGTCGTTCGCGGATGCGGCGCTGGAGCGAATGCTGGATCTCGGCATCGACCCGATCGTCGACCTGATCCACTACGGAGCGCCCAAGTGGTTGGAAGGCGCCTTTCTCCACCCGGATTTTCCTCAGTACATGGAGGAGTACGCAGTGGCAGTGGCCGAACGATATAAGGGGCGCATCCGCTGGTACACCCCGCTGAACGAGCCGCGTATCACCGCTCACTACTGCGGCCGGATCGGATGGTGGCCGCCGAACCGCTTTGGGTGGCGTGGGTTTTCCGAGGTGATGATGTCCTGCGCGAAAGGAATCGTTCTCGCCGACCGAGCGATCCACGCCGTCGACCCTGAGAACGTGGTCCTGCACGTCGACGCCACCGAGACCTACGATACCGGTGATCCGACGATGGAGCCGCAGGTCGAGTTTCGTCGAGACCTAATTTACTTGGCGACCGATCTCGTGACCGGACGGGTGGAACCGGGACATCGCCTGTTCGACTGGCTTAGGAAGAACGGCATCCGCGAGAGTCAGCTCGAATGGCTTTCCCAGCATTCGATCGAGCCCGACGTCCTGGGCGTGAACCTCTATCCGATGTTCTCTAGGCGGGAAGTTTTCCGAGGCCCCAACCTCACTCGATTCAAGGCCAGGTACGGAGACCGGACCCTGGTGAAGCGGATCTGCGAGGGTTTCTGGGAGAGGTACCGGCGACCGGTGATGATCTCCGAAACCGCCTCCCAAGGGACGATCCAGCGCCGCTCGAAATGGCTGGCGGAATCGCTGGAAGGGGTGCGGGAGCTTCGGCAGGCCGGAGTCCCCGTCGTGGGCTACACGTGGTGGCCGATGTTTTCGCTCGTGACCTGGGCGTACCGCCAGAAGATGGGTCCGCTGAGCAACTACGTGGTACCGATGGGTTTGTGGGACCTTCGCGGCGACGATCTGGAGAGGGTCGAAAGCTGCGTGGTCCAGGAGTATCGTCGGGCGATCGCCGCTGGGCATCGCTCGGTCGGCGAACTGAGACGGGAGGTGCCGATTGGCGTTTCGTAG
- the uppS gene encoding polyprenyl diphosphate synthase gives MGERLKFTRLPRHVGLIPDGNRRWARERGLHPAEGYAAGMVCGLQMLDDCIDLGIEEVSVYGFTTDNTKRPRDQREAFAAACVLFVEAAKTREISLKVVGDYTSAMFPDELKPYAIERQGDGALKVNLLVNYGWNWDLQAAVCAQAESDARRPFTEFLASSDVSRIDMVVRWGGMRRLSGFLPIQTVYADFYVVDQYWPDYAPEQFYEALRWYAKQDVTLGG, from the coding sequence ATGGGAGAGCGTCTCAAATTTACACGACTGCCGCGTCACGTCGGCCTGATCCCCGACGGCAATCGCCGGTGGGCCCGCGAGCGAGGGCTGCACCCGGCGGAGGGATACGCGGCAGGCATGGTCTGCGGCCTTCAGATGTTGGACGACTGCATCGACCTCGGTATCGAAGAGGTCAGCGTCTACGGATTTACGACGGACAACACGAAACGGCCGCGGGATCAGCGGGAAGCGTTCGCCGCCGCCTGCGTCTTGTTCGTCGAGGCCGCAAAGACCCGGGAGATCAGCCTCAAAGTTGTCGGCGACTACACGTCGGCGATGTTTCCCGATGAGCTCAAGCCGTACGCGATCGAGCGCCAGGGAGACGGCGCCCTCAAGGTGAACCTCTTGGTGAACTACGGCTGGAATTGGGACCTGCAGGCGGCAGTCTGCGCCCAAGCGGAGAGCGACGCTCGCCGCCCATTCACCGAGTTCCTCGCCTCGTCCGACGTCTCGCGCATCGACATGGTCGTCCGCTGGGGCGGCATGCGCCGCCTAAGCGGCTTCCTACCGATCCAAACGGTTTACGCGGACTTCTACGTCGTCGACCAATACTGGCCGGACTACGCCCCCGAGCAGTTCTACGAGGCGCTACGGTGGTACGCGAAGCAGGATGTGACGCTGGGGGGTTAG